GAGATGTGTATAAGCTGAGAGTTTCAAAGGTGCTTATCGTGTCCTTAACGAGACCGCCAGAGGATATGTAGCCGAAGTTGTCCACATCGCCCTTGAACAGGCATAGATCCTGAGAAATGGACTTAACTCCGATATCCTCGAACGTCTTAACTTTGCCATCTTTCTTTGGCGTATAATGCCCAACCAGCAACATCCTAGACACTTTGTCTCCAGATCTAAAGGGTTGTATATTCGGATCGAGGAAAAGAAACTCCCTAACGCCGCTGTCGTCCATTTCTCCCCCATAGGAGTACCGCTGTTTACCTATTTCAATGGTGAATACGCCTTTATCAGACAGGGTAATGAAGTTTTTTGATTCGCTCATCTTCGCAATCAGCGCTCCAAGATCCTCCTCTTCCTTGCATATCCTGCACTTACCATCGCTTTCCGAGTCTATTGGCCTTAAACCGCAAGCATTGCATAACCTCGAAGAACTTGGCGGTGTATAGAAATCTATACTCGAAGGATCATCGGAGAGTATCCCCCTCTTCCTCCTCTCGATCTCTATGGTCAATTCTGAACGCATCACTCTGAAGTTCTTCCGCTTCTCATTTGAATCATCACGAGGGAGATCCTCGAACCGTTCCCTGACCCAGCCTATGGCCATCCCAAGCCCCCTGTGATCCATGAACATTTTTTCGATTTCTTTCCTTATCTTTTTGAGCTTCTCCTCCGTATCGCTTTTTAGCGGTACAAGCATCAAAAAGCCACCAGAGCTCTGTGTTATGACGCTATAGAGACCTACATCGAGCTCCTTTCTTATATGCGCTATAACTGCGTCCACAAGCAGGTAAATGGAAAATGAACGGCCTCTGAACCTCTTTGCAGCCTTTTCGTCCGCGCCCTCTCCCGTCCCATCGTCTTCTGTCTTTCTGAAGCGAGAAAGATAGGCTTGTATCCCAGAGACGTCCCCTCCCAGCAGCAGAAACTCCCTCTCATTATGAAGTCTGGCATGGGCGATTGCGGCAGTAAGCCTGAGATGTGCCGAGAGCGATATCGTCGGCTGGTCATAATAGTATGCTGATGATACCGCCCATGTATATTGATCTATGAGTGTGACGAGGTTGTCTACAAAGGCATTCTTGTTCTCCTGTAGACTCAGATGCTTCAGATCTTCGCAGAGATCCTCATCGATCATTCTCAATGCATTGGTTGTGTTTTCGCTCGAATTCATCAATGTGGTGAGGTCCTTTTTCGAAAAATCCTTTAGGGAAAGAGTGGGCATGAGATTAATACCACCGCTCTGATTTTTATGATCCTTAATATAAGAATATATGCTCTTCAGGTGAACGTCGCTTCCGCCATGCTCCAATTTATCTTCATACTCCTCCCTATCATGGGAGGCGCTAAGCCTGTCGGATTCCTTCAGTATCTTTAACAGCCCCTCATCATCGTCCCTGTAAGACTTTTCGGAATGATGATTGGCGACAAGATCGATTATACGTTCTCTGTACTCGCCTAGAGACCCATTGAGGCTTTCCCTAAGCATCTCCTCTCCATGCGCTGCATGTTTCTTGTTTCGCCTGTATCTTGTTCGTATCTTGCCCACATCGTGAAGTAGCGCGGCACATGCTAGTATAAATTCATCCTCATCCATGGACATTCACCGGATTTAGAAAACCGAATCCCATACTAACCTTCTCCCCTATGCCTGCATCCATTAAGAACCTGTAAAAATCTATATATCTATAGCTTAGTCTCTCCTTTTTCAGCAACCTCCAGGTAGATCCTATAACGAAAAATTCCCTCCCCATCTTCCTTAGCCTCACCGATACCTCTTTGTTGAAGAGAAGCTTGTCGAAGATCACGTCTTCAAAGGTGAACCCAGTCTTTCCTGTGAACTGTATATACCTCTTGACAGCGTTCTGCTTCAAGCGCGTAAGGAAGAAGGATAAACTATCGTCATTTCTGATTGAAAAGTAAAGATTTTTTCTGTTATCCTTTGAAATAACGATCGGACTGCCAGTT
This Thermoplasma sp. Kam2015 DNA region includes the following protein-coding sequences:
- the cas10 gene encoding type III-A CRISPR-associated protein Cas10/Csm1 → MDEDEFILACAALLHDVGKIRTRYRRNKKHAAHGEEMLRESLNGSLGEYRERIIDLVANHHSEKSYRDDDEGLLKILKESDRLSASHDREEYEDKLEHGGSDVHLKSIYSYIKDHKNQSGGINLMPTLSLKDFSKKDLTTLMNSSENTTNALRMIDEDLCEDLKHLSLQENKNAFVDNLVTLIDQYTWAVSSAYYYDQPTISLSAHLRLTAAIAHARLHNEREFLLLGGDVSGIQAYLSRFRKTEDDGTGEGADEKAAKRFRGRSFSIYLLVDAVIAHIRKELDVGLYSVITQSSGGFLMLVPLKSDTEEKLKKIRKEIEKMFMDHRGLGMAIGWVRERFEDLPRDDSNEKRKNFRVMRSELTIEIERRKRGILSDDPSSIDFYTPPSSSRLCNACGLRPIDSESDGKCRICKEEEDLGALIAKMSESKNFITLSDKGVFTIEIGKQRYSYGGEMDDSGVREFLFLDPNIQPFRSGDKVSRMLLVGHYTPKKDGKVKTFEDIGVKSISQDLCLFKGDVDNFGYISSGGLVKDTISTFETLSLYTSLFFSTVLDKIAKKHETYVVYSGGDDVTAVARFDKAVEFAIDLRDSFRRWTLNRVTMSAGMFNFSGDKPIRYAIEMGEEYLHRSKGFKKNGSEKDAVTIFDTTLPWNELSKQNEVAKIINEYIVGCKHISHGFPYFLNSLNDYNPYVDHICKGTLIKVPDPYLYYYLTRNWKEQKCGHKMEEFREKILNEQVFKYIKVAASLSALYNKKSDGDVDDGK
- the cas6 gene encoding CRISPR-associated endoribonuclease Cas6, producing the protein MSRIIITLNSKTKIPADEFNKYYMNSLIHNLLRDAGIDYLHASNRFRYFTFSDFFPSGPLMPGDEKKIIISSPDVDMIKMLFEAISKDNFIYLGESRLDVADLKMFNLNKRPNAFITGSPIVISKDNRKNLYFSIRNDDSLSFFLTRLKQNAVKRYIQFTGKTGFTFEDVIFDKLLFNKEVSVRLRKMGREFFVIGSTWRLLKKERLSYRYIDFYRFLMDAGIGEKVSMGFGFLNPVNVHG